In the genome of Thermoanaerobacterium sp. PSU-2, one region contains:
- a CDS encoding ABC transporter ATP-binding protein gives MQSMGYRGKRFYRETDEKPHITKSLILRILKYFLPYWKLMIVLFMTVIFTSILGVVPSILTKNVIDIALPKKNLTLLVVYILLSFATTLLLNIITVGQSYLNNIVSKSIIRDLRSIMYNHLEHMSISFFSNAKTGEITSRINNDIGGIESVFSNTFIQLLSGIFVFLTTAATLFYTNWMLAIVSLLTLPLFVIPTRKVGKRRWEIALKTQSKLAELTNIITETLNISGMFLIKLFTKEKEKYKEFEKVNNEVTQLQIRETIIGRWFFMTIQTFIAIGPMLIYLVGGIILIKYNSITIGGIVMFVSLISRLYGPVNTFSNIHVDIIRSLALFERIFQYLDLKSEIYEKEEALVINDVKGDIKFDHVYFSYDGLHDTLKDINFEIKSGQMAALVGPSGAGKTTITYLLPRLYDVKMGGIFLDGVDIRNISLSSLRSHIGMVTQDTYLFNTTIKENLLFARQDATDEEIINACKAAYIHDFIESLPNGYDTIVGDRGIKLSGGEKQRISIARTLLKNPKIIIFDEATSALDSNSEFYIQKALEPLLKSRTSLVIAHRLSTIIAADIIFVVVNGEIVEKGSHEELLKKGGVYKDLYNTQFRMKE, from the coding sequence ATGCAATCAATGGGATATCGTGGCAAGAGATTTTACAGAGAAACTGATGAAAAGCCTCACATCACGAAATCACTTATTTTACGCATACTAAAGTATTTTTTGCCATATTGGAAGCTAATGATAGTATTGTTTATGACTGTTATTTTTACTTCCATATTAGGCGTAGTCCCATCTATACTAACTAAAAACGTAATAGATATTGCACTGCCAAAGAAAAACTTGACGCTTTTGGTTGTATATATTCTTTTGTCGTTTGCAACGACATTATTGCTTAATATTATTACTGTTGGACAATCATATCTAAACAACATTGTCTCAAAAAGTATAATTAGAGACCTAAGATCCATCATGTACAACCACTTAGAACATATGTCTATAAGTTTTTTCTCTAATGCAAAAACAGGTGAAATAACTTCCAGAATCAATAACGACATTGGTGGAATAGAAAGTGTATTTTCAAATACGTTTATTCAGCTTTTATCTGGTATATTTGTATTTCTAACAACTGCAGCAACTTTGTTCTACACAAATTGGATGCTTGCCATCGTCAGCCTTCTGACATTGCCTTTGTTTGTAATACCTACAAGAAAGGTTGGCAAAAGACGCTGGGAAATAGCACTTAAAACCCAATCAAAACTTGCTGAATTGACAAACATAATAACTGAAACTCTAAATATAAGCGGTATGTTCCTTATTAAGCTCTTTACAAAAGAAAAAGAAAAATATAAAGAATTTGAAAAAGTAAATAATGAAGTGACACAACTTCAAATAAGGGAAACGATCATTGGCAGATGGTTTTTTATGACAATACAAACTTTTATCGCAATAGGGCCGATGCTTATATATTTGGTTGGAGGGATAATACTCATAAAGTATAACAGTATTACAATAGGCGGAATAGTCATGTTTGTATCACTAATATCAAGGCTATATGGCCCAGTAAACACATTTTCAAATATACACGTGGATATTATTAGATCATTGGCATTGTTCGAACGAATTTTTCAATATTTAGATCTAAAAAGCGAAATTTATGAAAAAGAAGAAGCATTGGTTATTAATGATGTAAAAGGTGATATCAAATTCGATCATGTTTATTTTTCCTATGATGGTCTGCACGATACTCTTAAAGATATCAACTTTGAAATAAAGTCTGGTCAAATGGCAGCTTTAGTTGGACCAAGCGGGGCTGGGAAAACTACCATTACTTATCTTCTTCCCAGACTTTATGATGTGAAAATGGGAGGAATCTTTTTGGATGGAGTAGATATAAGAAATATCTCACTTAGCTCTCTAAGAAGCCATATAGGAATGGTTACACAAGATACGTACCTTTTTAACACAACTATAAAAGAAAATCTACTTTTTGCACGCCAAGATGCCACAGATGAGGAAATAATAAATGCGTGTAAAGCAGCATATATTCACGATTTTATCGAATCTCTTCCTAACGGATACGATACAATTGTAGGAGATAGAGGTATAAAATTGTCTGGCGGTGAAAAACAACGCATATCCATTGCAAGGACATTACTAAAAAATCCCAAGATTATAATATTTGATGAAGCTACATCAGCACTCGACTCCAATTCTGAGTTTTATATACAAAAAGCATTAGAACCTCTTTTAAAGTCCAGAACCAGCTTAGTCATCGCCCATCGTCTATCCACCATAATTGCTGCAGACATAATATTTGTTGTAGTAAATGGTGAAATAGTTGAAAAAGGAAGCCATGAAGAACTTTTAAAAAAAGGAGGCGTCTACAAAGATTTGTATAACACCCAGTTTAGAATGAAAGAATGA
- a CDS encoding MFS transporter codes for MLNSKIKINKQFVFVWFAELISILGSGLTDFGLSVWIYEKTGKATPLAISILFSVLPAIFLSQIAGFVADKFNTKRVVIFFNTGAAIVSFAFIFLLRNNYFNLFITYIIILLIAAFNLFESAAVQSSIVYIVDKENLKTANGMNQVSDSLNNLLTPVIAGILYTFIGLQGIIIIDLVTYVISMAIWMFFPARIFNKEFENEKVRENRWSWNQFINNLNDGFKFIFARKGLTLLVFLFAIANFLDNLAVVLITPLMLSIGNSTQLGIVQTFGGIGMFIGSFIATLHKSDASYTKTIKSCILSASVFLLLIGIRASFITVSLCRMLFLLFIPISNVAAGTLWQLKTPKELQGRVYTARSMIIRCIMPVAYLIVGPITDVGFKNILTVDNRFIDFIKNLLGVSVLNYRLVFILSGITLFIVTYSFFKNKSLSDIDKLPDYAK; via the coding sequence TTGTTAAATTCAAAGATAAAAATAAATAAGCAATTTGTCTTCGTTTGGTTTGCTGAATTAATATCTATTCTCGGAAGTGGCTTAACAGACTTTGGACTAAGTGTATGGATATATGAGAAAACAGGCAAAGCTACGCCATTGGCTATTTCTATTCTTTTTTCAGTATTGCCTGCAATATTTCTTTCGCAGATTGCAGGTTTTGTTGCTGATAAGTTTAATACAAAAAGAGTAGTTATATTCTTTAATACAGGAGCTGCTATTGTGTCTTTCGCTTTTATTTTCCTTTTAAGAAATAACTATTTTAACTTATTTATTACTTACATAATTATTTTATTGATTGCAGCATTTAATCTGTTTGAGAGTGCTGCTGTGCAATCATCAATCGTCTACATTGTAGACAAAGAAAATCTGAAAACAGCAAATGGTATGAATCAAGTAAGTGATTCATTAAATAACTTATTGACACCTGTAATTGCAGGCATTCTATATACATTTATAGGATTACAAGGAATCATTATAATTGATCTGGTGACATACGTCATCTCCATGGCTATCTGGATGTTCTTCCCTGCAAGAATATTTAATAAGGAATTTGAAAATGAAAAAGTGAGAGAAAACAGATGGAGCTGGAATCAATTTATTAATAATTTGAATGATGGTTTTAAGTTTATTTTTGCAAGAAAGGGGCTTACATTATTGGTATTTCTCTTTGCAATTGCTAATTTTCTGGATAATCTTGCTGTTGTACTCATTACTCCTTTAATGCTTTCAATTGGAAACAGCACTCAGTTAGGTATTGTTCAGACATTTGGCGGAATTGGCATGTTTATTGGTAGTTTTATTGCTACATTACATAAAAGCGATGCTTCCTACACAAAAACGATAAAGAGTTGTATTCTTAGTGCGTCAGTTTTCTTACTTTTAATAGGAATTAGGGCATCGTTTATTACCGTATCGCTTTGCAGAATGCTATTTTTGCTATTTATTCCGATTTCAAATGTGGCTGCTGGGACACTTTGGCAGTTAAAAACGCCTAAGGAACTGCAAGGACGTGTTTATACAGCAAGATCCATGATTATTCGTTGCATTATGCCTGTGGCATATCTTATTGTAGGTCCTATTACAGATGTTGGATTCAAAAACATTCTTACTGTAGACAATAGATTCATTGATTTTATTAAGAATCTATTAGGTGTAAGTGTGCTGAATTATCGATTGGTATTTATTCTATCCGGAATCACATTGTTTATTGTTACATACTCATTTTTTAAAAATAAATCTCTATCGGATATAGACAAATTGCCAGATTATGCAAAATAA
- a CDS encoding helix-turn-helix domain-containing protein, with product MEFSTQGERLKKIRKMLKMKQRELQDKNITRGFISMIESGRSTMSKETASVIAEKFNKRAKEIGINLNIDGEYLLMTPAEEAEYYCVQKLKEINNEDDLSKINELLEIAEKYGRKRVNALISIKIGDIMYNANKYIDAILNYNKALELLMMYGFKEQIPYVYNMLGVCKMNITDYAEAIFYFDKAMSFADEINDKSIRNKAIYNISLCYKHIGKYDDAIEYAEKFLKDCNKSDELINYIYASSIKANCFRTMGFLEKSLDVYKNLLNGVNDENSIAGFIYSNIGEIYADLNDYEKSLEYLDKAEKIRRSKDEKSLSHTLIEKANVLFKIGDTKESISLMEEGISIANKNNDIEYIIMGNYRLADIYKQLNDREKEINTYNKILEVVKNINSVKELLKVHIKLSKLYLEDDNVDKCRNHLSEADKIAGSMRLYSNIFIKPR from the coding sequence ATGGAATTTTCAACTCAAGGTGAAAGGCTAAAGAAAATTAGGAAAATGCTTAAGATGAAACAGAGAGAACTACAGGATAAAAACATTACCAGAGGCTTTATAAGCATGATTGAAAGCGGTAGAAGCACTATGAGCAAAGAAACAGCTTCTGTCATAGCAGAGAAATTTAATAAAAGAGCCAAAGAGATTGGCATAAATCTAAACATAGATGGTGAATACCTTTTAATGACGCCTGCTGAAGAAGCCGAATATTATTGTGTCCAAAAATTAAAAGAGATTAACAATGAAGATGATTTAAGCAAAATAAATGAATTGCTTGAAATTGCAGAAAAATACGGAAGAAAGCGAGTAAACGCACTGATAAGCATTAAAATTGGCGACATAATGTATAATGCAAATAAATATATAGATGCAATATTGAACTACAACAAAGCCCTTGAACTATTGATGATGTATGGATTCAAGGAACAGATACCATACGTTTATAATATGTTAGGCGTTTGCAAGATGAATATAACTGATTATGCAGAAGCAATATTTTACTTTGATAAAGCCATGAGTTTTGCTGATGAAATAAACGATAAAAGCATAAGAAATAAAGCGATTTATAACATTTCATTATGTTATAAACACATTGGCAAATATGATGATGCAATAGAATATGCTGAGAAATTTCTTAAAGATTGTAACAAATCAGATGAACTTATTAACTATATTTATGCAAGTTCTATAAAAGCCAATTGCTTTAGAACGATGGGCTTTCTTGAAAAATCTTTAGACGTATATAAAAATTTACTAAACGGTGTTAATGATGAAAATTCAATAGCAGGATTTATTTACAGCAATATTGGCGAAATTTACGCAGATCTAAATGATTATGAAAAGTCTTTAGAGTATCTTGATAAAGCAGAGAAGATAAGGCGCAGCAAAGATGAAAAATCATTGTCCCATACACTTATTGAAAAAGCCAACGTGTTATTTAAAATAGGGGACACCAAAGAATCTATAAGTCTCATGGAAGAAGGCATTTCGATAGCTAATAAAAACAATGACATAGAATACATCATAATGGGAAATTACAGATTGGCTGATATTTATAAGCAATTAAACGATAGAGAAAAAGAAATAAACACATACAACAAAATATTGGAAGTTGTCAAAAATATAAACAGCGTAAAAGAATTGTTAAAAGTTCACATAAAGCTATCAAAATTGTATTTAGAAGATGATAATGTAGACAAGTGTAGAAATCATTTGAGTGAGGCTGATAAAATTGCAGGATCAATGAGACTGTATTCGAATATTTTTATAAAGCCTCGTTGA